The following proteins come from a genomic window of Streptomyces sp. Sge12:
- a CDS encoding SAM-dependent methyltransferase has translation MTVSYSPAHEDALAPVDPARWPDVARPPRASALRTAVAERILGRAFARLPLRVRHGNGERPVPGVPRQAGALPTLILHDAEAFHRRIAADGLIGFGESYMAGEWDSDDLVGALTVLAVHVDDLVPAPLRKLRDAWVHRRPEQQLNTPEGARENIHRHYDLSNELFTLFLDRSMSYSSAVFAAFPASPVTFTAAQHRKIDRLLDLADVGPGTRLLEIGTGWGELAIRAAARGARVRTVTLSAEQRDLARERIAAAGLGDRVTVELRDYRQVEGSFDAVVSVEMIEAVGAEYWPVYFAALRRLLAPGGRVALQAITMPHERMLRTARTHTWISKYVFPGGLIPSREAIARESAAAGLRTVSDTGFGDHYAETLRLWREEFDRRADAVAALGFDRTFRRMWELYLGYSEAGFRSRYLDVRQLLLTADHEPGEPR, from the coding sequence GTGACCGTCTCGTACTCCCCGGCCCACGAGGACGCGCTCGCCCCCGTCGACCCGGCCCGCTGGCCCGACGTGGCGCGGCCGCCCCGCGCCTCGGCGCTGCGCACCGCCGTCGCCGAGCGGATCCTGGGCCGCGCGTTCGCCCGGCTCCCGCTGCGGGTACGGCACGGGAACGGCGAGCGGCCCGTGCCCGGAGTGCCCCGGCAGGCCGGAGCGCTGCCCACGCTGATCCTCCACGACGCCGAGGCCTTCCACCGCCGCATCGCGGCGGACGGCCTGATCGGCTTCGGGGAGTCGTACATGGCCGGGGAATGGGACAGCGACGACCTGGTCGGCGCCCTGACCGTGCTCGCCGTCCACGTCGACGACCTGGTGCCGGCGCCGCTGCGCAAGCTGCGCGACGCATGGGTGCACCGGCGACCGGAGCAGCAGCTCAACACCCCCGAGGGCGCCCGGGAGAACATCCACCGCCACTACGACCTGTCCAACGAGCTGTTCACGCTGTTCCTGGACCGGAGCATGAGCTACTCCTCGGCGGTCTTCGCCGCCTTCCCCGCCTCGCCCGTGACCTTCACCGCCGCCCAGCACCGCAAGATCGACCGGCTCCTCGACCTCGCGGACGTCGGACCGGGCACCCGGCTGCTGGAGATCGGCACCGGCTGGGGCGAGCTGGCGATCCGGGCCGCCGCCCGGGGCGCCCGCGTGCGGACCGTGACGCTCTCCGCCGAGCAGCGCGACCTGGCCCGGGAGCGCATCGCGGCGGCCGGACTCGGCGACCGGGTAACCGTGGAACTGCGCGACTACCGGCAGGTCGAGGGCTCCTTCGACGCCGTCGTCAGCGTGGAGATGATCGAAGCGGTCGGCGCCGAGTACTGGCCCGTCTACTTCGCCGCGCTGCGCCGGCTCCTCGCCCCCGGTGGCCGCGTCGCCCTCCAGGCCATCACCATGCCGCACGAGCGGATGCTCCGTACCGCCCGCACGCACACCTGGATCAGCAAGTACGTCTTCCCCGGCGGGCTCATCCCCTCCCGCGAGGCGATCGCCCGCGAGAGCGCCGCGGCCGGACTGCGCACCGTTTCGGACACCGGCTTCGGCGACCACTACGCGGAAACGCTGCGGCTGTGGCGCGAGGAGTTCGACCGCCGGGCGGACGCGGTCGCGGCCCTCGGCTTCGACCGCACCTTCCGGCGCATGTGGGAGCTCTACCTCGGCTACTCCGAGGCCGGATTCCGCTCGCGCTACCTGGACGTACGCCAACTGCTCCTCACCGCCGACCACGAGCCGGGGGAGCCCCGATGA
- a CDS encoding helix-turn-helix transcriptional regulator has protein sequence MSIFWPALPEDCTAAAPNGSPHPRRGELIGRGPEMGQIMAALAAARSGRGAALFVTGEPGVGKTRLAAEALAMAAETDMVTVRGRASAVGPPVPYRPLVEALLLLARAGLLPEPDELGRYGPVLTRLLSGARAADADADAASHLMVAETMLRLLDVVGEHRGCLLVLDDLHDADPGTLAVLEYLLDNLAQQPAVLLLVTGCAPCEAAELTTRARLRGAAAVLELDPLSRPDVHLLIAAELRVPPAEVCPDLVHRAVDSSAGIPFVVKELVHDLGGRPAHHGPRTPSVPPTVADDVRRRTGRLGPLGGELLGMAALFGHRFPLPVLERALGRDHAELSAVLRAAVASYLITPEGPGAQWYTFRHRLVAEVLLDDLGPGERAGHLRRAARALTDLHPALPGTWCEHAALLHEHAGDTPEAIRLYCEAAGRATGEGTADRAVELLTRAHRLVEPGTAPELHATVLERLLDAVARSARFDRLPAPAAILDTLGGDGGEHDIPAQRRAALHARLSDIATLTGRPAEALWHLDIARSLLGGHPADQYAALVDLCAVQVELSRLAPDRLRTATRYAHRALEAAQRVDLPDVACRALLLLGQLAREQDEPTAAAHFRRARAIALARRLPVPRMAADVHLATVVASHDGHPARIEAARQEALRMGLLPLAHETGFVLALDRIQHGRFDEARDRIREAAADASRLGLGRPLAMLRLADAVRYAHQGRRAEMRGALERLAPLLDAAPGVRAMSYGLARAFCSLLEERPEAAGQEFAQALAYDAENPALGDFGKHGIVLLLGVLDGRMGRRHHTEVARASISGTRWNHQFTGLADAVLLGREGRPDEATAAAGKALEAAALFPVARRLSLRLVAQAAYEDGWGTPVAWLREAEEYFHGAGLQAVAGASRALLRGMGASVRQRRTGTERVPPDLRRCGITVREFEVARLVAERISNKDIAGRLHISLRTVEKHVANLLQKTGHPNRTAFASAARDLVA, from the coding sequence GTGTCCATTTTCTGGCCGGCGCTGCCGGAGGACTGTACCGCCGCGGCTCCGAACGGCAGCCCGCACCCCAGACGGGGCGAACTCATCGGGCGGGGACCGGAGATGGGGCAGATCATGGCCGCGCTGGCCGCCGCCCGGTCCGGCCGCGGGGCGGCGCTCTTCGTCACCGGCGAGCCCGGGGTGGGCAAGACCCGGCTCGCCGCCGAGGCCCTCGCCATGGCCGCCGAGACGGACATGGTCACGGTACGGGGGCGGGCCAGCGCGGTCGGCCCGCCCGTCCCCTACCGGCCACTGGTCGAGGCCCTGCTCCTGCTGGCCCGCGCCGGCCTGCTGCCCGAGCCGGACGAACTCGGCCGCTACGGGCCGGTCCTGACCCGGCTGCTCAGCGGCGCCCGGGCCGCCGACGCCGATGCCGACGCGGCCTCGCACCTCATGGTCGCCGAGACGATGCTGCGCCTGCTCGACGTCGTCGGGGAACACCGCGGCTGCCTGCTCGTCCTCGACGACCTGCACGACGCCGACCCCGGAACCCTGGCGGTCCTCGAATACCTCCTCGACAACCTCGCGCAGCAACCGGCCGTCCTGCTCCTCGTCACCGGGTGCGCACCCTGCGAAGCAGCCGAGCTGACCACCCGGGCCCGGCTGCGCGGAGCCGCCGCCGTGCTCGAACTCGACCCCCTCAGCCGCCCCGACGTGCACCTGCTCATCGCCGCCGAACTGCGCGTCCCCCCGGCCGAGGTCTGCCCCGACCTCGTCCACCGTGCGGTGGACAGCAGCGCCGGAATCCCCTTCGTCGTCAAGGAACTCGTCCACGACCTCGGCGGCCGCCCCGCCCACCACGGCCCGCGGACCCCCTCCGTACCGCCCACCGTCGCGGACGACGTCCGGCGCCGCACCGGGCGCCTCGGCCCGCTCGGCGGGGAACTCCTCGGCATGGCCGCCCTGTTCGGCCACCGCTTCCCCCTGCCCGTACTGGAGCGCGCCCTCGGCCGCGACCACGCCGAGCTGTCCGCGGTACTGCGCGCCGCGGTCGCCTCGTACCTGATCACGCCGGAGGGGCCGGGCGCCCAGTGGTACACCTTCCGCCACCGGCTGGTCGCCGAGGTCCTGCTGGACGACCTCGGCCCGGGGGAGCGGGCAGGACACCTGCGCCGGGCGGCCCGCGCGCTCACCGACCTGCACCCCGCCCTGCCCGGCACCTGGTGCGAGCACGCCGCCCTGCTGCACGAGCACGCCGGCGACACCCCGGAAGCCATCCGCCTGTACTGCGAGGCGGCCGGCCGCGCGACCGGCGAGGGCACCGCGGACCGGGCGGTGGAACTGCTCACCCGGGCCCACCGGCTCGTCGAACCCGGCACCGCACCCGAACTGCACGCCACGGTGCTGGAGCGGCTGCTCGACGCCGTCGCCCGCTCTGCGCGGTTCGACCGGCTGCCCGCGCCCGCCGCCATCCTGGACACCCTCGGCGGCGACGGCGGCGAACACGACATCCCCGCCCAGCGGCGGGCCGCACTGCACGCCCGGCTCAGCGACATCGCCACCCTCACCGGCCGCCCCGCGGAAGCCCTGTGGCACCTCGACATCGCCCGCTCACTGCTCGGCGGCCACCCCGCCGACCAGTACGCCGCCCTCGTGGACCTCTGCGCCGTACAGGTGGAACTGAGCCGGCTCGCCCCCGACCGGCTGCGCACCGCCACCCGCTACGCCCACCGGGCCCTGGAGGCCGCCCAGCGCGTCGACCTGCCGGACGTGGCCTGCCGCGCGCTGCTGCTGCTCGGCCAACTGGCCCGGGAACAGGACGAGCCGACGGCCGCCGCCCACTTCCGAAGGGCCCGCGCCATCGCCCTCGCACGCCGGCTCCCCGTACCGCGGATGGCCGCCGACGTGCACCTGGCCACCGTGGTCGCGAGCCACGACGGCCACCCCGCCCGGATCGAAGCGGCCCGGCAGGAGGCCCTGCGCATGGGCCTGCTGCCGCTGGCCCACGAGACGGGCTTCGTCCTCGCCCTGGACCGCATCCAGCACGGCCGGTTCGACGAGGCCCGCGACCGGATACGCGAGGCCGCGGCCGACGCCTCACGGCTCGGACTGGGCCGCCCCCTGGCCATGCTGCGGCTCGCCGACGCCGTACGGTACGCGCACCAGGGCCGCCGCGCCGAGATGCGCGGGGCGCTGGAGCGACTGGCCCCGCTGCTGGACGCCGCGCCCGGCGTCCGCGCGATGTCGTACGGGCTGGCCCGGGCGTTCTGCTCGCTGCTGGAGGAGCGGCCCGAGGCGGCCGGACAGGAGTTCGCCCAGGCACTCGCCTACGACGCGGAGAACCCCGCGCTGGGCGACTTCGGCAAGCACGGCATCGTCCTGCTGCTCGGCGTCCTCGACGGCCGGATGGGGCGGCGCCACCACACCGAGGTCGCGCGGGCGAGCATCAGCGGGACCCGCTGGAACCACCAGTTCACCGGCCTCGCGGACGCCGTGCTGCTCGGCCGCGAGGGCCGCCCCGACGAGGCGACGGCCGCCGCGGGCAAGGCACTGGAGGCCGCCGCACTCTTCCCCGTCGCACGCCGGCTGTCCCTGCGCCTGGTCGCGCAGGCCGCGTACGAGGACGGCTGGGGCACGCCCGTCGCCTGGCTGCGCGAGGCGGAGGAGTACTTCCACGGCGCGGGCCTCCAGGCCGTCGCCGGCGCCAGCCGGGCCCTGCTGCGCGGCATGGGCGCATCGGTCCGGCAACGGCGCACGGGCACCGAACGGGTCCCGCCGGACCTGCGCCGGTGCGGGATCACCGTCCGGGAGTTCGAGGTGGCCCGGCTGGTCGCCGAACGGATCAGCAACAAGGACATCGCCGGAAGGCTGCACATCTCGCTGCGCACCGTCGAGAAGCACGTGGCGAACCTCCTGCAGAAGACCGGCCACCCGAACCGGACGGCCTTCGCGAGCGCCGCCCGCGACCTGGTCGCCTGA
- a CDS encoding alpha/beta fold hydrolase: MTAGTERGAARAGESPALVVRTAPEIPTAAVLLLHGGREDGPEPPPRLNLPALRMRPFAAAVARATRGRGVLVAEVRYRHRGWNGPRCDAARDAEAALDRLRGIAGDVPVVLVGHSMGGRAALRAAGAPLVHGVVALAPWCPPGEPVDHLAGRRLYLLHDEQDRVTSAAGSWEFVRRSRLAGADATAIPMHTGGHVMLRGAGAWHRRTAALVTGLVTRD; encoded by the coding sequence GTGACGGCCGGGACGGAGCGCGGCGCGGCGAGAGCCGGCGAGAGCCCGGCGCTGGTGGTCCGTACCGCCCCCGAGATACCCACCGCCGCGGTCCTGCTGCTGCACGGGGGCCGCGAGGACGGGCCGGAGCCGCCGCCCCGGCTGAACCTGCCCGCCCTGCGGATGCGTCCCTTCGCGGCCGCCGTCGCCCGCGCCACCCGGGGACGCGGCGTCCTGGTGGCCGAGGTGCGCTACCGCCACCGCGGCTGGAACGGCCCCCGCTGCGACGCCGCCCGGGACGCCGAGGCGGCGCTCGACCGGCTGCGGGGGATCGCCGGGGACGTGCCGGTGGTCCTCGTCGGCCACTCGATGGGCGGCCGGGCCGCGCTGCGCGCGGCCGGCGCCCCCCTGGTGCACGGCGTGGTGGCGCTGGCCCCCTGGTGTCCGCCGGGCGAGCCGGTGGACCACCTCGCGGGCCGCAGGCTCTACCTGCTGCACGACGAGCAGGACCGGGTCACCTCGGCCGCCGGATCCTGGGAGTTCGTCCGCCGCTCCCGGCTCGCGGGCGCCGACGCCACCGCCATCCCGATGCACACGGGCGGCCACGTGATGCTCCGGGGCGCGGGCGCCTGGCACCGGCGCACCGCCGCACTCGTCACGGGTCTGGTCACGCGCGACTGA
- a CDS encoding ATP-binding cassette domain-containing protein — MRQLWRTLRGHRAPFVVILVAETTTSGLEALLHPLLLKALFDEAILTADLRRFLFLGLTYLVLGLTLNTTGYWIACRRKRFENAFTLVLETELLGRALGLDGRKVSREGNASFVSRIHNDVAQGVLPALDVALRIARQAVTSAVFLGVLLYLSWQASLILLVIVPPLVFVSNRLGRRIEANTGPEREAEARYVNTLTRTLEAFPALRGLPSLLPGTRAANRDALSGFLGIVFVNFRLAQRQRTLSDLVMNLSDTASMVVGAFFVFSGRMSFGSFLAFVNSLWRAVTGMFDLINMIPQARRSTAVLERIESLRESRATPYHDEGALVRVHGARVVYGGAAGGEGGSGAGGAGGAGGGGNGGVAGVSIDAFELRAGEHVLLRGPNGCGKTTLLHIVSGTLAPDAGSVTLPPRVASLTAPVNLPPLPVRDLVPDERLRAALDLGAQAGRLPSELSSGQRQRVAVAALLCEDADAYLADEPFANLDDRGRELVFGLLRERTAGRALLVVHHGDEDLDGRFDRVVTLAARHPLARLS; from the coding sequence GTGAGGCAGCTCTGGCGCACGCTGCGGGGGCACCGGGCCCCGTTCGTGGTGATCCTCGTCGCGGAGACCACCACGAGCGGGTTGGAGGCGCTGCTGCACCCGCTGCTGCTGAAGGCCCTGTTCGACGAGGCGATCCTGACCGCGGACCTGCGGCGCTTCCTGTTCCTCGGCCTCACCTACCTCGTGCTCGGGCTGACCCTCAATACGACGGGGTACTGGATCGCGTGCCGCCGCAAGCGGTTCGAGAACGCGTTCACGCTGGTGCTGGAGACGGAGCTGCTGGGCCGCGCGCTCGGCCTGGACGGCCGGAAGGTGTCGCGGGAGGGCAACGCCTCGTTCGTCAGCCGCATCCACAACGACGTCGCGCAGGGGGTCCTGCCGGCTCTCGACGTGGCGCTGCGGATCGCGCGGCAGGCGGTCACCTCGGCGGTCTTCCTCGGGGTGCTGCTGTACCTGTCCTGGCAGGCGAGCCTGATCCTGCTGGTGATCGTGCCGCCGCTGGTGTTCGTCAGCAACCGGCTCGGCAGGCGGATCGAGGCGAACACCGGCCCCGAACGCGAGGCGGAGGCCCGGTACGTCAACACGCTGACCCGCACGCTGGAGGCGTTCCCCGCCCTGCGCGGGCTGCCGTCGCTGCTGCCGGGCACGCGCGCCGCGAACCGGGACGCCCTGAGCGGGTTCCTCGGCATCGTGTTCGTCAACTTCCGGCTGGCACAGCGCCAGCGGACCCTCAGCGACCTGGTGATGAACCTGTCGGACACCGCTTCGATGGTCGTGGGGGCCTTCTTCGTCTTCTCCGGCCGGATGTCCTTCGGCAGTTTCCTCGCCTTCGTCAACTCGTTGTGGCGGGCGGTGACCGGGATGTTCGACCTCATCAACATGATTCCGCAGGCCCGCCGGAGCACCGCCGTCCTCGAGCGGATCGAGTCCCTGCGGGAGTCCCGGGCAACGCCGTACCACGACGAAGGGGCCCTGGTACGGGTCCACGGGGCCCGCGTCGTGTACGGCGGGGCGGCCGGGGGCGAGGGCGGGTCCGGGGCCGGTGGGGCCGGTGGTGCCGGCGGCGGCGGTAACGGCGGGGTGGCCGGGGTGTCGATCGACGCGTTCGAGCTGCGGGCCGGCGAGCACGTACTGCTGCGCGGCCCGAACGGCTGCGGGAAGACCACCCTGCTGCACATCGTCTCCGGAACGCTCGCCCCCGACGCCGGGTCGGTCACCCTGCCGCCCCGGGTGGCGAGCCTGACCGCCCCGGTGAACCTGCCTCCGCTGCCGGTGCGCGACCTCGTCCCCGACGAGCGGCTACGCGCGGCGCTGGACCTCGGGGCGCAGGCCGGCCGGCTGCCCTCGGAGCTGTCCTCCGGCCAGCGCCAGCGCGTCGCGGTGGCCGCGCTCCTGTGCGAGGACGCGGACGCGTACCTCGCCGACGAGCCCTTCGCGAACCTCGACGACCGCGGCAGGGAGCTGGTGTTCGGGCTGCTGCGCGAGCGGACCGCGGGGCGGGCCCTGCTGGTGGTGCACCACGGGGACGAGGACCTCGACGGACGTTTCGACCGGGTGGTGACCCTGGCGGCCCGGCACCCGCTGGCCCGGCTCTCGTAG
- a CDS encoding response regulator: MARVITVSVVDDDRMLLDGLRAWLAGVPELRLVATAATVGELLGAPDAQLPYGFGRTGYAPPDVVLLDLVLRDGSAPTDNIRRLLRTGSRVLMISTVPDRSRIIEAVRAGADGYLTKDHDLPTLVAAIKDLASGSGALSAELAFACAYDDSPARPRLSPRERQILLDYASGLTLKSAARRAGITVHTAKDYLDRVKAKYQQAGRPTHTKLDLARRVREDSLDAG, encoded by the coding sequence ATGGCCCGGGTGATCACCGTCTCGGTGGTCGACGACGACCGGATGCTCCTCGACGGCCTGCGGGCCTGGCTGGCCGGCGTGCCGGAACTGCGGCTCGTGGCGACCGCCGCCACCGTCGGGGAGCTCCTCGGCGCACCGGACGCCCAACTCCCCTACGGATTCGGCCGGACCGGGTACGCCCCGCCCGACGTCGTCCTCCTCGACCTGGTCCTGCGCGACGGCTCCGCCCCCACCGACAACATCCGCCGCCTGCTGCGCACCGGGAGCCGCGTCCTGATGATCAGCACCGTGCCGGACCGCTCCCGGATCATCGAGGCCGTCCGGGCCGGCGCCGACGGCTACCTGACCAAGGACCACGACCTGCCGACCCTGGTCGCCGCCATCAAGGACCTGGCATCGGGCAGCGGCGCCCTCTCCGCGGAGCTCGCCTTCGCCTGCGCCTACGACGACAGCCCCGCACGCCCCCGGCTCTCGCCGCGGGAACGGCAGATCCTGCTCGACTACGCCTCCGGACTCACCCTGAAGTCCGCCGCCCGGCGCGCCGGCATCACCGTCCACACCGCCAAGGACTACCTGGACCGGGTCAAGGCCAAGTACCAGCAGGCGGGCCGCCCCACCCACACCAAGCTCGATCTGGCCAGGCGGGTACGGGAGGACAGTCTCGACGCGGGCTGA
- a CDS encoding DUF1295 domain-containing protein codes for MTLDGGALSLNLAAAAGAALAVMLVTFAIAAVRGLHRIVDIAWGVAFAAVALTSWLLSAGYGDDGRRLAVAAATVVWGLRLALHIAGRGRGHGEDPRYARMLARAPGSPRLYALRKVYLLQGALVWLVSLPVQVASYAPEPLGPLAAAGLLLWATGLLFEAVGDFQLARFKERPEHRGTIMDRGLWSWTRHPNYFGDFLVWWGLYLLACATWQTAALTLVSPLVMSALLIWGSGKRLLEAHMADRPGYAAYAARTSGFFPRPPRRTTGEAR; via the coding sequence ATGACCCTCGACGGGGGCGCGCTGTCCCTCAACCTGGCCGCCGCGGCCGGCGCCGCGCTCGCCGTCATGCTGGTCACCTTCGCCATCGCCGCCGTCCGGGGCCTGCACCGGATCGTCGACATCGCCTGGGGCGTCGCCTTCGCCGCGGTGGCGCTCACCAGCTGGCTGCTGTCGGCGGGGTACGGCGACGACGGCCGGCGGCTCGCCGTCGCCGCCGCGACGGTCGTGTGGGGGCTGCGCCTCGCCCTGCACATCGCCGGCCGCGGCCGGGGCCACGGCGAGGACCCGCGCTACGCCCGCATGCTCGCCCGGGCGCCCGGCAGCCCCCGGCTCTACGCCCTGCGCAAGGTCTACCTCCTCCAGGGCGCGCTGGTCTGGCTGGTCTCCCTGCCCGTGCAGGTCGCCTCGTACGCGCCCGAGCCCCTCGGGCCGCTCGCCGCGGCGGGCCTGCTGCTGTGGGCCACCGGACTGCTCTTCGAGGCGGTCGGTGACTTCCAGCTCGCCCGCTTCAAGGAACGCCCCGAGCACCGCGGCACGATCATGGACCGCGGGCTGTGGAGCTGGACGCGGCACCCCAACTACTTCGGCGACTTCCTCGTCTGGTGGGGGCTGTACCTGCTGGCCTGCGCGACCTGGCAGACTGCGGCACTCACACTGGTCTCACCGCTGGTGATGAGCGCGCTGCTGATCTGGGGCAGCGGCAAGAGACTGCTGGAGGCGCACATGGCGGACCGTCCCGGCTACGCCGCCTACGCGGCCCGCACCAGCGGGTTCTTCCCGCGCCCACCCCGTCGCACGACCGGGGAGGCCCGGTGA
- a CDS encoding sensor histidine kinase: protein MALLSLPVRRIRALRGTSGVGSGLQRAQSFMVVATLLYRASHLTVGALAVAQRGSAFPLQYAGYAVALGLSALTYATALRRGWFDRRHIWADALVVGCVLPLALCAWGGVREPPVIAWAMLLGGSASAVAAISLERLHALTVIALLAITHFIGYQAVGASPAVILGHLNSIVSSAVMTWLFRWYLLRQGRLLDEANARAVAAESHKARYAERLEHHRALHDTVLATLTTLASGAVDANAPEVRRRCAREAAYLRRLIQQTAAEVHHREIGTALEDAVCSVESLQLRVTAQYHDLPQVPPEVAAALGDAVREALNNVRRHAGTGHAYLTATRDPDAHGGALVTVVDRGPGFDPERCVPGLGLRGSVHGRMAEVGGRATVDTAPGEGVRVELRWPG, encoded by the coding sequence TTGGCATTGCTGTCCTTACCGGTACGGCGCATACGGGCACTACGGGGGACGAGCGGGGTCGGATCGGGCCTGCAACGCGCCCAGTCCTTCATGGTCGTGGCCACCCTGCTGTACCGGGCGAGCCATCTGACGGTGGGCGCCCTCGCCGTCGCCCAACGCGGCTCCGCATTCCCCCTGCAGTACGCGGGATACGCGGTGGCCCTCGGGCTGAGCGCGCTGACCTACGCCACCGCCCTGCGGCGCGGCTGGTTCGACCGGCGGCACATCTGGGCGGACGCCCTGGTCGTCGGCTGCGTACTGCCCCTGGCCCTCTGCGCCTGGGGCGGCGTGCGCGAACCACCCGTGATCGCCTGGGCGATGCTGCTCGGCGGGTCGGCGAGCGCCGTCGCCGCCATCTCCCTCGAACGACTCCACGCCCTCACCGTGATCGCCCTCCTCGCGATCACCCACTTCATCGGCTACCAGGCGGTCGGCGCGAGCCCCGCCGTGATTCTCGGCCATCTCAACTCCATCGTCTCCTCCGCCGTGATGACCTGGCTGTTCCGGTGGTACCTGCTGCGCCAGGGCCGCCTCCTCGACGAGGCCAACGCCCGCGCCGTCGCCGCGGAGTCCCACAAGGCGCGCTACGCCGAGCGCCTGGAACACCACCGCGCGCTGCACGACACCGTCCTCGCCACCCTGACCACCCTGGCGTCCGGCGCGGTCGACGCCAACGCCCCCGAGGTGCGCCGGCGCTGCGCGCGCGAAGCCGCGTACCTGCGCCGGCTGATCCAGCAGACCGCCGCGGAGGTCCACCACCGGGAGATCGGCACGGCCCTGGAGGACGCCGTCTGCTCCGTCGAGAGCCTCCAACTGCGCGTCACCGCCCAGTACCACGACCTGCCGCAGGTGCCGCCCGAGGTCGCCGCCGCCCTGGGCGACGCCGTGCGCGAGGCCCTGAACAACGTACGGCGCCACGCGGGCACCGGACACGCCTACCTCACCGCCACGCGGGACCCGGACGCACACGGCGGCGCCCTCGTCACCGTGGTCGACCGGGGGCCCGGATTCGACCCCGAGCGGTGCGTGCCCGGGCTCGGCCTGCGCGGCTCGGTGCACGGCCGGATGGCCGAGGTCGGGGGCCGGGCGACCGTGGACACCGCTCCCGGCGAGGGCGTACGGGTGGAGCTGAGATGGCCCGGGTGA